A stretch of DNA from Mycolicibacterium celeriflavum:
GCAGGCCCAGCCCGGGGATCGCGGGCACGCGGCCGACGAGCTGCAGCCCCTTCCAGACTGTCACCTGATTGGCGGTGAGCACGGGTTTGTCGACCGCGGTTTCGAGCCAGTCGACGATCGCCAGCGTGTGCATAGCGGTGTCGGGAACCAGCACCGCCTGTGCGTCGGGATGGTCCGCCGCGATGACCATGTCGATGACCCGTTCCGGCGTCAGGGAACCGACCTCGGCGGCGGTGATGATTCCGTGGCTACCGATCGCCACCACCTCCACGCCGGCGGCGGACAGGTACTCGACGAAGTGCTCGGCGACGTCATGTGGGTAGGACGCGGCCACGGCGACACGTCGGATGCCGAGGTGGCGTAGCGCGTCGACGAATGCGATAGAGGTGGATGACGCCGGCACACCCGCCGCCGCAGTGACTTTCGCGGCCTGGTGCCGCGCGCCGTCGGGACCGAACACAAAGCTGCCCGACGTACACGCCCACATCACCGCCTGCGGACGGGTGTCGGCAAGCTGCCGGACGCCGTCGGCCAGACGTTCGTCGCTGCCCAGGTCCAACAGCGCATCGACCCGGTGCGCGTCCTCCCCGACCGAGGTGATGACCACAGGCAGCCGTAACTCACCGGCCACCCGAGCCTCCAGCGCTTCGAAGTCGTCTTCAGCGCTGTGTCCGGGGTAGAGCAGTCCTACGGTCGCCATG
This window harbors:
- a CDS encoding maleate cis-trans isomerase family protein; the protein is MATVGLLYPGHSAEDDFEALEARVAGELRLPVVITSVGEDAHRVDALLDLGSDERLADGVRQLADTRPQAVMWACTSGSFVFGPDGARHQAAKVTAAAGVPASSTSIAFVDALRHLGIRRVAVAASYPHDVAEHFVEYLSAAGVEVVAIGSHGIITAAEVGSLTPERVIDMVIAADHPDAQAVLVPDTAMHTLAIVDWLETAVDKPVLTANQVTVWKGLQLVGRVPAIPGLGLLFEEAQ